Proteins encoded in a region of the bacterium genome:
- a CDS encoding metal-dependent hydrolase has protein sequence MPTIKSLGHSCFTLSDGAHSVIFDPFLKGNPEAICGPEDVQVDAVLPSHGHSDHLGDTIEIATRLGCPVIAAFEMCMYCARFGCEVAPLHIGGGRTFDFGSVRLTQATHGSAVIGEKLNEYTGPAVGFLVDMGGAKVYFAGDTGLFGDMALIGEEGLDVAILPIGDCFTMGPKDALRAAALLRPNLVIPTHYSAFDVIQQDADAFAAELSRQGIRCEVLQPGQELSV, from the coding sequence ATGCCCACCATCAAGTCCCTCGGCCACTCGTGCTTCACGCTCAGCGACGGAGCGCACAGCGTCATCTTCGATCCCTTCCTCAAGGGCAACCCTGAAGCCATCTGCGGGCCCGAGGACGTGCAGGTGGATGCCGTGTTGCCCTCCCACGGGCACTCCGACCACCTGGGCGATACGATCGAGATCGCGACACGCCTGGGCTGCCCGGTCATCGCCGCCTTCGAGATGTGCATGTACTGCGCGCGCTTCGGCTGCGAAGTGGCCCCGCTCCACATCGGTGGCGGGCGCACCTTCGACTTTGGCTCAGTGAGGCTCACCCAGGCGACCCATGGTTCCGCCGTCATCGGCGAGAAGCTCAACGAGTACACGGGCCCCGCCGTCGGCTTCCTGGTGGACATGGGCGGCGCGAAGGTCTACTTCGCCGGCGACACCGGGCTCTTCGGGGACATGGCCCTGATCGGCGAGGAGGGCCTCGATGTGGCGATCCTGCCCATCGGCGACTGCTTCACGATGGGCCCGAAGGACGCTTTGCGGGCTGCCGCGCTGCTGCGGCCGAACCTCGTCATCCCCACTCACTACAGCGCTTTTGATGTGATCCAGCAGGACGCGGACGCCTTCGCGGCCGAGCTGAGCCGGCAGGGCATTCGCTGCGAAGTGCTCCAGCCCGGGCAGGAGTTGTCGGTATAG
- a CDS encoding sugar phosphate isomerase/epimerase — translation MPKLGFHPAVWQCRDDLERFWLAVSDMAEAGWDGFEVAGPILQPYYDAPAPFISRLTDSGLALATVYSHCSYADEATIETELERVRRTADFCHAVGCEVLLIDGGAKQHGQHHGEPDYQRVADAANRIGEMARERGLTCAWHQHWGTLFEFPPALHRLMALTDPTLVKLCPDTAQLSLGLFDLAEVFTEYLDRIAYVHFKDLDSNRRFIELGAGTIDFAPLWGMVQGRGYDGWIVVDLDYTSLPPAESCRANREYLRALGVPGRA, via the coding sequence GTGCCGAAGCTGGGCTTTCACCCCGCCGTCTGGCAGTGCCGCGACGACCTGGAACGCTTCTGGCTGGCCGTGTCCGACATGGCTGAAGCGGGCTGGGACGGCTTCGAGGTCGCTGGGCCGATCCTCCAGCCCTACTACGACGCCCCCGCACCCTTCATCTCCCGCCTGACGGACTCCGGCCTCGCCCTCGCAACCGTCTACAGCCACTGCAGCTACGCCGACGAGGCCACGATCGAGACGGAGTTGGAGCGGGTCAGGCGCACGGCGGACTTCTGCCACGCCGTCGGCTGCGAGGTGCTGCTCATTGACGGGGGCGCCAAGCAGCACGGGCAACACCATGGAGAACCGGACTACCAGCGGGTCGCCGACGCGGCCAACAGAATAGGGGAGATGGCCCGGGAGCGCGGGCTCACCTGCGCCTGGCACCAGCACTGGGGTACGCTGTTCGAGTTCCCCCCGGCCCTCCACCGACTGATGGCCCTCACCGACCCCACCCTCGTCAAGCTCTGCCCCGACACCGCCCAGCTCAGCCTCGGACTGTTCGACCTGGCCGAAGTCTTCACCGAGTACCTCGACCGCATCGCGTATGTGCACTTCAAGGACCTGGACTCGAACAGACGTTTCATTGAGCTGGGCGCCGGGACCATAGACTTCGCCCCCCTGTGGGGGATGGTGCAAGGCCGCGGCTACGACGGCTGGATCGTGGTGGACCTGGACTACACGAGCCTCCCGCCGGCCGAGAGTTGCCGCGCCAACCGAGAGTACCTGAGGGCCCTGGGAGTGCCTGGCCGGGCCTGA
- a CDS encoding TrpB-like pyridoxal phosphate-dependent enzyme — translation MTARRIDLSLSDMPQKWYNIAPDLPRPPDPPLHPGTHQPITAEDMAPIFPMSLLAQEMSAERYIEIPDEVLHAYALYRPSPIYRAVELERALDTPAHIYYKHEYVSPAGSHKPNTAIAQAFYNKMEGTKRITTETGAGQWGSALAMSCKMFGLECIVYMVGVSYDQKPYRRVLMETWGATCYRSPSERTNIGRKFLAEDPNHPGSLGIAITEALEDCVQRDDTKYSLGSVLNHVMLHQTVIGEEALVQMEMAGEYPDIVIACFGGGSNFAGLSFPFAREKMKNGKDTRIIAVEPKAAPSLTRGPYRYDFGDTGGMTPLMRMFTLGHDFVPAPIHAGGLRYHGASPLASILVDEGVAEAQSYGQLDCYKSAVLFARTESWVMAPESSHAAHAAIVEALKCKETGEAKTILFNLTGHGMLDLAGYERYLGGELTDYVLPQEEIEKSLATVPEI, via the coding sequence GTGACTGCCAGGCGCATCGATCTGTCTCTGTCGGACATGCCGCAAAAGTGGTACAACATCGCACCGGACTTGCCCCGCCCGCCGGACCCGCCGCTGCACCCCGGCACCCATCAGCCCATCACCGCCGAGGATATGGCCCCGATCTTCCCCATGTCCCTGCTCGCGCAGGAGATGAGTGCCGAGCGCTACATCGAGATCCCCGACGAGGTCCTGCATGCCTACGCGCTGTACCGGCCCTCGCCGATCTACCGCGCGGTGGAGCTGGAGAGGGCCCTCGACACGCCGGCGCACATCTACTACAAGCACGAGTATGTGAGCCCGGCCGGCAGCCACAAGCCCAACACCGCCATCGCCCAGGCCTTCTACAACAAGATGGAAGGCACCAAGCGCATCACCACCGAGACCGGCGCCGGGCAGTGGGGCAGCGCCCTGGCCATGTCATGCAAGATGTTCGGCCTCGAGTGCATCGTCTACATGGTCGGCGTCAGCTACGACCAGAAGCCCTACCGCCGAGTGCTGATGGAGACCTGGGGCGCCACGTGTTACCGCAGCCCGTCCGAGCGCACGAACATCGGCCGCAAGTTCCTGGCCGAAGATCCGAACCACCCCGGCTCGCTCGGTATCGCCATCACCGAAGCGCTCGAGGACTGCGTACAGCGCGACGACACGAAGTACTCGCTGGGCAGCGTGCTCAACCATGTGATGCTCCACCAGACGGTCATCGGGGAAGAGGCCCTCGTCCAGATGGAGATGGCCGGGGAGTACCCCGACATCGTCATTGCCTGCTTCGGCGGTGGGAGCAACTTCGCGGGGCTCTCGTTCCCGTTCGCACGCGAGAAGATGAAGAACGGCAAGGACACGCGCATCATCGCCGTGGAGCCCAAGGCCGCCCCGAGCCTCACGCGCGGGCCGTACCGCTACGACTTCGGCGACACCGGTGGCATGACGCCGCTCATGCGCATGTTCACCCTGGGCCACGACTTCGTGCCTGCGCCGATCCACGCCGGCGGGCTGCGCTACCACGGCGCCTCGCCGCTGGCCTCGATCCTGGTGGACGAGGGCGTAGCCGAGGCCCAGTCGTATGGCCAGCTCGACTGCTACAAGAGCGCGGTGCTGTTTGCCCGGACCGAGTCGTGGGTCATGGCGCCGGAAAGCTCCCACGCGGCGCACGCCGCCATCGTGGAAGCGCTCAAGTGCAAGGAGACCGGCGAGGCCAAGACCATCCTGTTCAACCTCACCGGACACGGCATGTTGGACCTGGCCGGCTACGAACGGTACCTGGGCGGCGAGTTGACCGACTACGTGCTCCCGCAAGAAGAGATCGAGAAGTCGCTGGCGACAGTGCCGGAGATCTAG
- a CDS encoding DUF1559 domain-containing protein encodes MRKGFTLIELLVVIAIIAILASILFPVFARAREKARQSSCLSNIKQLVLGATMYAQDYDEELPHDRLDTDGSGDYSSGDTTWRTAILPYVKNKQIYICPSDKSPDGSGGIFNGSEGDYDQGAGYGINVAHWASGGAANPSGVSLGSVDDASACIYLVESVGSFSVSMGTDGDNGHGLVRTDAAATRHNGGQNCGFVDGHAKWMKPTALCPASGDCLLSIGQE; translated from the coding sequence ATGCGCAAGGGGTTCACACTCATCGAGTTGTTGGTCGTGATCGCGATCATCGCGATCCTCGCCTCCATCCTCTTCCCCGTCTTCGCTCGGGCGCGGGAGAAAGCCCGCCAGTCCAGTTGTCTGTCGAACATCAAGCAGCTCGTGCTGGGCGCCACCATGTATGCCCAGGACTACGATGAGGAACTGCCGCACGACCGTCTGGACACGGACGGCAGCGGTGACTACAGCTCCGGCGACACCACCTGGCGCACGGCGATCCTGCCGTACGTCAAGAACAAGCAGATCTACATCTGTCCCAGCGACAAGAGCCCGGACGGCTCTGGCGGCATCTTCAACGGCAGTGAGGGCGACTACGACCAGGGCGCCGGCTACGGCATCAACGTCGCCCACTGGGCGAGTGGCGGCGCCGCCAACCCCTCGGGTGTGTCCCTCGGTTCCGTTGACGACGCCTCGGCCTGTATCTACCTCGTAGAGAGCGTGGGCTCGTTCAGCGTGAGCATGGGCACGGACGGCGACAACGGCCACGGCCTCGTCCGCACCGACGCCGCCGCCACCCGCCACAACGGCGGTCAGAACTGCGGCTTTGTGGACGGCCACGCCAAGTGGATGAAGCCCACGGCTCTCTGCCCCGCCAGTGGCGACTGTCTGCTCAGCATCGGGCAAGAGTAA
- a CDS encoding DUF1559 domain-containing protein, which translates to MRKGFTLIELLVVIAIIAILASILFPVFARAREKARQTSCLSNMKQLVLGMNMYAQDYDETLPRGAFDTDGTWDGADDSTWRMVILPYVKNAQIFQCPSKKMASSPFDGQSLVDGAQRAGYAINYEHYITGSPTPPSGQSLGSVEDASACVLLWEAPDASPNFWLGVQPNTPNHVRTDEAATRHNGGQNCGFVDGHAKWLKPTVLDPASGDSLVSIEIE; encoded by the coding sequence ATGCGCAAGGGGTTCACGCTCATTGAGTTGCTGGTCGTCATCGCGATCATCGCGATCCTGGCCTCGATCCTCTTCCCGGTCTTCGCCCGCGCGCGGGAGAAGGCACGACAGACAAGCTGTCTGTCCAACATGAAGCAGTTGGTACTGGGGATGAACATGTACGCCCAGGACTACGACGAGACACTCCCGCGTGGGGCCTTCGACACTGACGGCACGTGGGACGGGGCGGACGACTCGACGTGGCGCATGGTGATTCTGCCGTACGTCAAGAACGCGCAGATCTTCCAGTGTCCCAGCAAGAAGATGGCCAGCAGCCCGTTCGATGGCCAGTCATTGGTGGACGGCGCCCAGCGGGCCGGGTATGCCATCAACTACGAGCACTACATCACCGGCTCTCCCACCCCGCCCTCCGGGCAATCGCTCGGGTCTGTCGAGGACGCCTCGGCGTGTGTGCTGCTGTGGGAAGCCCCCGATGCCAGCCCGAACTTCTGGCTCGGCGTGCAGCCCAACACGCCCAACCACGTTCGCACTGACGAAGCCGCCACCCGCCACAACGGCGGCCAGAACTGCGGCTTCGTGGACGGCCACGCAAAGTGGCTGAAGCCGACCGTGCTCGACCCTGCCAGCGGCGACTCGCTGGTCAGCATCGAGATAGAGTAG
- a CDS encoding class I SAM-dependent methyltransferase, with product MSTPPSPPERETILCNLCESADHALWGIVRGVRVVRCRECGLVFTNPRLPVVALHDSYEEDYGDVHEDPVLLAQRREMYAIEQADIRRWTATRLGGAQAPAAQDGDSRLRFLDVGCGTGEFISLLQDDFEVYGVEVSQRYLQIARERYGLPHLVHGELTTAGFGADFFDVVQMRGVLQHLPDPLGQLREAQRVTKPGGLIIISATPNIASPAARVFGPNFRLMAPDQMVYDFSPRTLRQMLQQAGYEVQSFCFPYARTPYFRWTQPLEFAWLAMKLAGRKIASRDTSDIRSPAFFRSMMTCLARKPAV from the coding sequence ATGAGCACTCCCCCTTCGCCTCCCGAGCGCGAGACCATCCTCTGCAACCTCTGTGAGTCGGCCGACCATGCCCTGTGGGGGATCGTGCGCGGCGTACGCGTCGTGCGCTGCCGCGAATGTGGCCTGGTCTTCACCAACCCCCGCCTGCCCGTGGTCGCCTTGCATGACAGCTACGAGGAGGACTACGGCGACGTGCACGAGGACCCGGTGCTGCTCGCCCAGCGGCGGGAGATGTACGCGATCGAGCAGGCAGACATCCGACGATGGACGGCGACCCGCCTCGGCGGGGCACAAGCCCCCGCCGCACAGGACGGCGACAGCCGGCTGCGGTTCCTGGACGTGGGCTGTGGTACGGGGGAGTTCATCTCCCTGCTGCAGGACGACTTCGAGGTGTACGGCGTGGAGGTCTCGCAGCGTTACCTGCAGATCGCCCGGGAGCGCTACGGTCTCCCCCACCTCGTCCACGGCGAGTTGACCACTGCCGGCTTCGGGGCCGACTTCTTTGATGTCGTGCAGATGCGTGGCGTGCTGCAGCACTTGCCCGACCCCCTGGGGCAGCTTCGCGAAGCCCAGAGGGTCACCAAGCCCGGCGGGCTCATTATCATCAGCGCCACGCCGAACATTGCCAGTCCGGCAGCACGGGTCTTCGGCCCCAACTTCCGCCTCATGGCCCCGGACCAGATGGTCTACGACTTCTCCCCCCGGACACTGCGCCAGATGCTGCAGCAGGCCGGCTATGAGGTCCAGAGCTTCTGCTTCCCGTATGCCCGCACGCCTTACTTCCGGTGGACGCAGCCACTGGAGTTCGCGTGGCTGGCGATGAAGCTCGCCGGGCGCAAGATCGCCTCCCGGGACACCTCGGACATCCGCTCGCCCGCCTTCTTCCGCAGCATGATGACCTGCCTGGCGCGCAAGCCGGCCGTGTAG
- the rmuC gene encoding DNA recombination protein RmuC: MDIIIGIIGAAAALVAGLLLGLRLGSRPERARRVDLQDRLTEAQVALTREQERVVELTGNAQALQARLEERDRSAAQFDEQMRQTIDALSRHALSRNSEEFLKLAAGTMEALGHRTEGALATGEERIKGMVEPLTELLRRYDVALGEMEQKRQAAYSTLEERLRAMLAAEQGLQSETNKLVTALRAPQVRGRWGEMTLRNAVEAAGMSRYCDFVEQAQVSTEAGALRPDMIVNLPGGKKIIVDSKVPMDAYLKAVDSTDAAARELHLRDHAVQCQRHLDSLTRKSYWDQFEEAPNCVVMFIPGEALFAAAMEADADLLARGLSKNVIMATPATLVAMLYAVNYGWQQQMFTESATAVRKVAGELYDRLGPFMEHLGKLGTNLNRSVGAYNDAVGSLESRVVVSARKLKEMGVTGKGDLPELGPLDTVPRRLESEPGGALPPAEESADEQTD; the protein is encoded by the coding sequence TTGGACATCATCATCGGCATCATTGGGGCGGCGGCGGCACTTGTCGCCGGCTTGCTGCTGGGCCTGCGCCTGGGGTCGCGGCCCGAGCGGGCCCGCCGTGTAGACCTGCAGGATCGTCTGACCGAGGCCCAGGTCGCGCTCACGCGGGAGCAGGAGCGCGTCGTGGAACTCACCGGGAACGCCCAGGCTCTGCAGGCCCGCCTCGAAGAGCGGGACCGTTCCGCCGCGCAGTTCGACGAGCAGATGCGCCAGACCATAGACGCGCTTTCGCGCCACGCGCTGTCGCGCAACAGCGAGGAGTTCCTCAAACTCGCCGCCGGCACGATGGAGGCTCTCGGACACAGGACCGAGGGGGCGCTGGCCACAGGCGAAGAGCGCATCAAGGGGATGGTCGAGCCCCTGACTGAGCTACTGAGACGCTACGATGTCGCCCTGGGGGAGATGGAGCAGAAGCGACAGGCAGCGTACAGTACGCTCGAGGAGCGGCTGCGGGCCATGCTCGCAGCCGAGCAGGGGCTGCAGAGCGAGACCAATAAGCTTGTGACAGCGCTACGCGCGCCGCAGGTGCGCGGCCGGTGGGGGGAAATGACGCTGCGCAACGCGGTCGAGGCCGCCGGCATGAGCCGCTACTGCGACTTTGTCGAGCAGGCCCAGGTCAGCACGGAAGCCGGGGCGCTGCGCCCGGACATGATCGTCAACCTCCCCGGCGGCAAGAAGATCATCGTCGACTCCAAGGTCCCCATGGACGCCTACCTCAAGGCCGTGGACAGCACGGACGCCGCCGCGCGCGAGCTGCACCTGCGCGACCATGCGGTCCAGTGCCAACGGCACCTGGACAGCCTCACCCGCAAGAGCTATTGGGACCAGTTCGAGGAGGCCCCCAACTGCGTGGTGATGTTCATCCCCGGCGAGGCGCTCTTCGCGGCCGCCATGGAAGCGGACGCGGACCTGCTGGCGCGCGGCCTGAGCAAAAACGTCATCATGGCGACGCCGGCCACGCTCGTGGCGATGCTGTATGCGGTGAACTACGGCTGGCAGCAGCAGATGTTCACGGAGAGCGCGACGGCCGTGCGCAAGGTCGCCGGCGAGCTGTACGACCGCCTGGGGCCCTTCATGGAGCATCTGGGCAAGCTCGGGACGAACCTCAACCGGTCGGTGGGAGCGTACAATGACGCGGTGGGCTCGCTCGAAAGCCGCGTGGTGGTGTCGGCGCGCAAGCTCAAGGAGATGGGCGTGACCGGGAAGGGCGACCTGCCAGAGTTGGGGCCGCTGGACACCGTGCCCCGCCGCCTGGAGTCCGAGCCGGGCGGCGCCCTGCCCCCCGCCGAGGAGTCCGCCGACGAGCAGACCGACTGA
- a CDS encoding aspartate/glutamate racemase family protein, translating to MPTLGLVHTVRRVIPGLADLVAELLPDVRQLHYLDESVLQDAIVLGGLSANIIRRVRQLVQLAAERSDVVLVTCSSIGPAADIAAGECYVPVLRIDRPMAEEAVQTAQRIGVIATLSSTLAPTVQLVRKCAEEAEREAEVVESLVEGAFAAASAGDQAEHDRRVLAGLEGLLGGDAPADVVLLAQASMAAVAAQLPADLQARVLSSPRGGIIRAGEVLKRVAHP from the coding sequence TTGCCGACCCTCGGCCTCGTTCACACTGTCCGCCGCGTCATTCCCGGCCTCGCCGACCTCGTCGCCGAGCTGCTCCCCGATGTGCGGCAACTACACTACCTCGACGAGTCGGTGCTGCAGGACGCCATCGTGCTCGGGGGGCTGTCGGCGAACATCATCCGGCGAGTGCGTCAGCTCGTCCAACTGGCGGCAGAGCGCTCCGACGTCGTGCTGGTAACATGCTCGTCCATCGGCCCCGCCGCCGACATCGCCGCCGGCGAGTGCTATGTCCCAGTCCTGCGCATAGACCGGCCGATGGCGGAGGAAGCCGTGCAGACAGCGCAACGCATCGGGGTCATTGCCACCCTCAGCAGCACCCTGGCCCCGACGGTGCAACTGGTGCGCAAGTGTGCCGAGGAAGCCGAGCGCGAGGCGGAGGTCGTGGAATCGCTGGTCGAGGGGGCCTTCGCGGCCGCCTCGGCCGGTGACCAGGCCGAACACGACCGGCGGGTCCTGGCTGGGCTTGAAGGCCTGTTGGGGGGTGACGCGCCGGCCGATGTGGTGTTGCTGGCGCAGGCCTCGATGGCCGCCGTGGCCGCGCAGCTTCCGGCCGACCTCCAGGCCCGCGTCCTGTCCAGCCCCCGTGGCGGCATCATCCGCGCCGGCGAGGTCCTGAAGCGGGTGGCGCATCCATGA
- a CDS encoding FKBP-type peptidyl-prolyl cis-trans isomerase, which yields MLRHVVVCLLAVAVLTVLAGCPKPATSEPPISTPPEGAPPVAQAPAPETPDAAKPEAEKPAAKAEAAAKEESKVKVEGEEGKPLQKTASGLQYVVLDKGTGAKPKQGDKVVAEYTGWLTDGTKFDSSKDHPGDFEFNVGEGDVIPGWDEAFLSMSEGERRKLIIPAKLGYGAEGTPGGPIPPNATLVFEVKLVKIVK from the coding sequence ATGCTACGCCATGTTGTCGTTTGTCTTCTTGCCGTGGCCGTGCTGACCGTGCTGGCCGGCTGCCCCAAGCCCGCGACGAGCGAGCCGCCGATCTCCACGCCGCCCGAGGGCGCGCCGCCAGTGGCCCAGGCGCCCGCCCCCGAGACGCCTGACGCCGCCAAGCCCGAGGCGGAGAAGCCCGCCGCCAAGGCTGAGGCTGCCGCGAAGGAGGAGTCCAAGGTGAAGGTGGAGGGCGAGGAGGGCAAGCCCCTGCAGAAGACGGCTTCTGGCCTGCAGTACGTGGTGCTCGACAAGGGCACCGGCGCCAAGCCCAAGCAGGGCGACAAGGTCGTTGCCGAGTACACCGGCTGGCTCACCGACGGGACGAAGTTCGACAGCTCCAAGGATCATCCGGGCGACTTCGAGTTCAATGTCGGCGAAGGCGACGTCATTCCGGGTTGGGACGAGGCGTTCCTGAGCATGTCCGAGGGTGAGCGCCGCAAGCTCATCATCCCGGCGAAGCTGGGTTACGGCGCCGAGGGCACGCCGGGCGGCCCCATCCCTCCGAACGCCACGCTGGTGTTTGAGGTGAAGCTGGTCAAGATCGTGAAGTAG
- a CDS encoding 4Fe-4S binding protein — translation MPHVIDCDKCTSCGSCAEVCPAEAIAEGEDCYVIDPDLCTDCDLCTGECPVEAISEQ, via the coding sequence ATGCCCCATGTCATTGACTGCGACAAGTGCACTTCCTGCGGCTCGTGCGCCGAGGTCTGCCCCGCCGAGGCCATCGCCGAGGGCGAGGACTGCTACGTCATAGACCCCGATCTGTGCACCGACTGCGACCTGTGCACCGGCGAGTGCCCGGTCGAGGCCATCTCGGAGCAGTAG
- a CDS encoding sugar phosphate isomerase/epimerase, translating into MSEPIKIAVMLGNMRMDLYEAMKVVADWGVPGLHISVQGGPWDPRELDSAGRKALVKHIRGLGLEISAISCWGGGVDLGEEENWDENVEWGKLILEEAADLECGIWQGHCGIMPEHTSDPKWGRFLKGMQVLAAHGEKVGARLAIETGPEPAFVLRRLLDAVGSPNLCINWDPANMILWPAKFARDRGEEYCRLKWFEKFQPNEGALALGDRIIHTHAKDALVQEDGTGKEVPLGDGWVDWPRYVGYLRECGYNGYFAIEREVGANPQADIKKAVDFLKTL; encoded by the coding sequence ATGTCGGAACCCATCAAGATAGCAGTCATGCTGGGCAACATGCGCATGGACCTGTACGAGGCCATGAAGGTCGTCGCGGACTGGGGCGTGCCCGGCCTGCACATTTCCGTACAGGGCGGCCCGTGGGACCCGCGTGAACTGGACAGCGCCGGCCGCAAGGCCCTCGTCAAGCACATCCGCGGCCTGGGCCTCGAGATCTCTGCCATCTCCTGCTGGGGCGGGGGGGTAGACCTGGGTGAGGAAGAGAACTGGGACGAGAACGTGGAGTGGGGCAAGCTGATCCTCGAGGAGGCCGCTGACCTGGAATGCGGCATCTGGCAGGGCCATTGCGGCATCATGCCCGAGCACACCAGCGACCCCAAGTGGGGCCGTTTCCTCAAGGGCATGCAGGTTCTCGCCGCCCACGGCGAGAAGGTCGGCGCCAGGCTGGCCATCGAGACGGGCCCCGAGCCGGCGTTCGTGCTACGCCGCCTGCTGGACGCCGTCGGCAGCCCCAACCTGTGCATCAACTGGGACCCGGCCAACATGATCCTGTGGCCGGCGAAGTTCGCCCGCGACCGCGGCGAGGAGTACTGCCGCCTCAAGTGGTTCGAGAAGTTCCAGCCCAATGAGGGCGCGCTGGCCCTCGGCGACCGGATCATCCACACCCACGCCAAGGACGCCCTGGTGCAGGAGGACGGCACGGGCAAGGAAGTGCCGCTGGGCGACGGCTGGGTGGACTGGCCGCGGTACGTCGGCTACCTGCGCGAGTGCGGCTACAACGGCTACTTCGCCATCGAGCGCGAGGTCGGCGCCAACCCGCAGGCGGACATCAAGAAGGCGGTAGACTTCCTGAAGACGCTGTAG
- a CDS encoding polyprenol monophosphomannose synthase, whose protein sequence is MPDYSDATVTIATFNERDNLPLVLPLIAEHAPGLQVLIVDDDSPDGTGQYADEFAAGHPWLSVMHRPRKSGYASAHIQGMRRAIERGAKRVLTMDADLSHDPSVLPAILDGLAEHDMILGSRYVPGGGTRNWGLSRRLLSRFGSFYARTILGLEQRDCTTGYRGYRADLIQRSGMLETKTQGYGFLVEVLYRCVRAGAQVGEVPIIFVDRQYGKSKLSKAIMFEAMLLPWRLRFGRR, encoded by the coding sequence ATGCCCGACTATTCCGACGCTACCGTCACCATCGCCACCTTCAACGAGCGGGACAATCTCCCCCTCGTCCTGCCGCTCATTGCCGAGCACGCACCCGGCCTGCAGGTCCTCATCGTTGACGACGACTCGCCCGACGGCACCGGCCAGTATGCCGACGAGTTCGCCGCTGGTCACCCCTGGCTCAGCGTCATGCACCGCCCGCGCAAGAGCGGCTATGCCAGCGCCCACATCCAGGGCATGAGGCGGGCCATCGAGCGGGGAGCGAAGCGTGTGCTGACGATGGACGCCGACCTGTCGCACGACCCGTCGGTCCTGCCGGCGATCCTCGACGGCTTGGCGGAGCATGACATGATCCTCGGCTCGCGGTATGTCCCCGGGGGCGGCACGCGCAACTGGGGGCTCTCCCGGCGGCTGCTGTCGCGCTTTGGCAGCTTCTATGCTCGCACGATCCTGGGCCTCGAGCAGCGCGACTGCACGACCGGCTACCGTGGCTATCGCGCGGACCTGATCCAACGCTCGGGCATGCTGGAGACGAAGACGCAGGGCTACGGCTTCCTGGTCGAGGTGCTGTACCGCTGCGTCCGGGCGGGGGCGCAGGTGGGGGAGGTGCCGATCATCTTCGTGGACCGGCAGTACGGCAAGTCGAAGCTGTCGAAGGCGATCATGTTCGAGGCGATGCTACTGCCGTGGCGGCTGCGGTTCGGGCGGAGGTGA